The region CCTGCACAAGTAAAGCTAAAGATCTAGTCTAGATGGATTTCTGCCAATCCCTACAGCAATTCGTCGCGTCGGAAGAAGCTCTCCCAGACCATCAACTTCTTAAGGTCGGGCACATCGATCACCTTCAGCTCGTCGGATATGTTAAGGCACTTCAGCTGGTGTTTCTCGACGGACTCCAGATCGACGGGTTGCCATAGGTCCTCCTGCTCTGGATCGAAGTTGGGATTTCCGCAGGCCGCGAAGTGCGTCCACAGTCCCACCAGGCGCTCGATGCACTTGTACTCCCGCGTGTGGTTCTTCAGCTTCCTCGCCAGCGAGTTGTAGAACAAGTAGGACAGGTCGTCGCCGTGGCAGGTGCCGCGCACCTTCTTGCCGCAGCTCAGGATGCGCAGGTGGTTGAAGTGCTTCGAGTCGAAGTCGAAGCGGTACAGGTACGTCGGCGCACTGCGGGCGTACTGCAGGCGGGACAATACTGTGCGGTAGATGGGGAACCAGAAGTACTCGTGGGAGACCATCTGAAGACAGAGAAATCAAGTTCAGCTTTAGAAGTTATCTCCAAATAAAAAGTCGCGTTTTAAGGTATTAATAATTCTGGTgctcaaactttaaaaacatcTCACAAAGAACAGCAGCTGGAAAACCTCGATACATAAGAACGTTTTTAATTCTGTAGAAGTAAACGTAACTTATAACATACATTAATATTGTTAAATTTTGACATAGatcgaattaaatgtttatatttagtcGGAGCTTATAACTTTGCTGTTACAGTTACTCAAACTTTACTTTAGCGATTTCAAAAATCATCTTGCTTGTTCCTAATGTAATCTGTTTATTTCTGCTTATCGGAGCTTATAACTTTAAAAGTATCtagaattttaattatttttcttgtgGCAGTGGCATTAATAATTGACTCATATGATTTACCTGAACCTTTTGGGAAcaatcttgtttttttttttaattttgaatttaagattatttcagcaaacaaaaatgtactttttatCGAGGCTtatcacttttaaaatattttaattccaTAATAGGAGTTATTTTCATGTCGGTACTTGCATTGTAGTTGATTCACGCTGTTACTCAAGTTTACTTAAGCCGTTTTAGGACTTTAAGCTTTACTTAAGCTATTTtaggaattaaaaatgtacattttatgAGAGCTTATCactttaacaaatttaaaaaaaaatagttgcACATATGTTGCTGTCGGTACTTGCATGTATAGTTGACACATACCACTAATCAAGACTTACTTAAATCATTTCAAACCCCttcttggtttttttttcaatttgtaaTATTGTGATTCATTCTATATTGCACATTAGTTAGTAACTAAAACCTAATTCCTCAAAGcacaaaatattattgaagATTATTGGTTCTTGCTTAAATTATTACAATATTATAAGAGCATTTAAAGTATTACCTGAAGATATTCGTGCAGGGTGTCCAGACTCGGCGTCTTATCGCCGTAGTAGCACTGTTTCAGCTGATCGCCGTACTCCCGGCACAGGGCACTCTCCCTGTCCATGTTCAACTCGATGGGCACCACGAACCGGCAGTCGTCCAACTCATTTAGACACTTGGGATTCGTCTTGGTCTCGGTGTACAACAGTAGTCCTTCGTTGGAGACGCCTCCGAGGATCAGTGGGATGTTGTTGCTCCAGGCGGTGCGCATCATTTCGATGGGCTTGGTGGGCACCACACAGTGGCTGGTTACATAGGGTTCTATCACGGGCCCAAATGAGAAGCCGATTCGCTCCTTCTTCTCCTCGTCGATGCACAGTTCTCCGTTGGCCTTGATGATGTCGGATCCCTTGGCGTTGTACAGAAACTCCCAGACATCGCGGGTGTTATTTTCACCCGTATAGCCCGCCTGAACGGCCAGTCGATAGGGCCAATTTCTCTGGGGAGTCACTGCCCAGGGGGAAAGCGTGTTTCCCGACATGCAGATGGCCTTGTGGAAAAGGCCGCGCGTCTGCTCTGTGATCATCATGTAGTGGACCGAAGCACTTCCCGCACTGTCACCGAAAATAGTAATATTTGCGGAGTCTCCCCCGAAACGGGAACAGTTGGCCTTGACCCAACGGAGGGCCAACACTTGATCCTTGAGACCAGCATTGCCGGGGACATCGAGCTCGGGATCGTCGAGGCAGAGAAATCCTAGAGTGTTTCAATAAAATAGaggtatatttttaagggcTTAAGCTTAAAATCTTTCTTACCTAGCGGTCCTAATCTATAGTTGATGGAAATAACCACCACATCTTCACGCAGCAAGTAATCTGGACTGTAGCACTCCCGCGAGGCCTCGCCGAACTGAAAACCACCTCCGTAGATCCAGACCATCACAGGCATTGGTTTGGTGGGATATAACTACGGGACAATCAAATACGTGGTTATTAAAATACAATCTACGTCtatcttaataaaaataattttatgtaAGCTCTTGATTTCATCCTTTTGTTAGTTTTTTATAGATGGGGTATTATTCAAACTCACATTTTTGGTGTAGACATTGAGGTAGAGGCAGTCCTCGGAGCCATCTGTCATTTCGAACACGAAGTGCTTTTGGAGGGGCTTGGGTCCCTGGGAGGTGCAGCTCTTGACCTCCGTCCAGACCTCCGGGGGCTGGGGGGCCTTGTAGCGCAGCTCGCCCACCGGCGGCTTGGCGAAGGGGATCCTCTCGAAGCTGAAGTACGACTGGCCGTAGATGGACTTCCTCTTCACGCCCTTGATGGGTCCGTAGGTGGTGCTAACGACAGTCTTTTCGCTGGTCCTGTAGCGACGTTGTTGGACCTTAAAATCCACCATTCTGCAAGGGAAAGAGGCAGGGTGAGCCTGGGGACTTCACAAGATATTTCCCAACTTCCCAATTCCACCAATATATCTAAGCCTAATCAGCGAGAAGGGGAATTTGGGCCATTAATCAGGGACAATAAACGACGTCAGCTCTGCTGATATTGATGGAAGCGTCTTTTCCGTTTGGTGTTCTGCTGATAAGgttaattttttatcagcCCGTGGCTGGCGGGCCAGGTGTGCGCCATTTATCAGGCCCGCGACTCTCCGCGATTCATATTAAATcagttttctatattttgttattCTTTCTGcctttgattttttgtttttggcttatttaTTCTGAGTAGCGTTCAAACAAAATCTGACGCGCCCTGGTATCAAAAGATAAACAAACGCTAGCCAAACAAAATTTCGGGTACTATTTCGAATTGTGTAAGTCATTCAACTTGAGTAGAGGAATTCAAGGGTAGAGGCCATTGAAATTCAAGAGTAAACTAGACTGCTAGCAAACACTCGTCATTgggttatatgtttatatattctGCACACTTTGTACTTAAAATTGAAGCAGTTCTATTTCTGGGAACAATTAACCCATAATTCCTACGGTGCCATGATTAAAAAGATAGAAAATACGCGAAAAATTCGTTATGATTGCAGGAATTCAAGGCAGAGGCCATTGAAATTCGAAAGTGTATTAAACCTTTTTGGCTCGGCATTCCACCTTTTGGCAATTGTTTACAGACGTTGTATTTTCAAATAGAATGAGGTGCTTTTCAGCAACCAATATCATCTGACTACTCGAGGTGCAATTTTTAATTGTCTAAATAAAGACATCAAGGTTGCCTGATAAGGCGTTCAAACAAACCTAGAGCTAGGTcccaaataataatttcataagtgcgaaaatatgaatatttctTCCCGTATGGACGCCCAATTTTAGATCACCATGAGACGGCTTTTGTTTATCGGTTGCCTTAATGCTGAAGTCATgtatacaaaacaaaagcatTTCTGTCGTTATTTCCAAT is a window of Drosophila biarmipes strain raj3 chromosome 3R, RU_DBia_V1.1, whole genome shotgun sequence DNA encoding:
- the LOC108027245 gene encoding esterase B1, which gives rise to MSSMAAIDQIKIGLKMVDFKVQQRRYRTSEKTVVSTTYGPIKGVKRKSIYGQSYFSFERIPFAKPPVGELRYKAPQPPEVWTEVKSCTSQGPKPLQKHFVFEMTDGSEDCLYLNVYTKNLYPTKPMPVMVWIYGGGFQFGEASRECYSPDYLLREDVVVISINYRLGPLGFLCLDDPELDVPGNAGLKDQVLALRWVKANCSRFGGDSANITIFGDSAGSASVHYMMITEQTRGLFHKAICMSGNTLSPWAVTPQRNWPYRLAVQAGYTGENNTRDVWEFLYNAKGSDIIKANGELCIDEEKKERIGFSFGPVIEPYVTSHCVVPTKPIEMMRTAWSNNIPLILGGVSNEGLLLYTETKTNPKCLNELDDCRFVVPIELNMDRESALCREYGDQLKQCYYGDKTPSLDTLHEYLQMVSHEYFWFPIYRTVLSRLQYARSAPTYLYRFDFDSKHFNHLRILSCGKKVRGTCHGDDLSYLFYNSLARKLKNHTREYKCIERLVGLWTHFAACGNPNFDPEQEDLWQPVDLESVEKHQLKCLNISDELKVIDVPDLKKLMVWESFFRRDELL